In Streptomyces rapamycinicus NRRL 5491, the genomic stretch GTGCAGTTGCATCAGCTGCGATATTTCGCCACCGTCGCGGAGACCCGGCACTTCACCCGCGCCGCGGAGCTCCTGCATGTCGCCCAGCCCTCGCTGTCCCAGCAGATCCGCGCCCTCGAACGGGAGCTGGGAGCCGACCTCTTCCACCGGGCGCGCGGCAATATCGCCCTCACCGACGCGGGAGAGGCCCTGCTGCCACTGGCCCGCCAGATCCTCGCCGACACCGAGACCGCGCACCGCGAGGTCCAGGAGGTCGCCCAGCTGCGGCGCGGCCGGGTGCGGCTGGGAGCCACGCCGAGCCTGTGCGCCAGCTTCGTCCCCGATGTGCTGCGCCGCTTCCACGACGAGTTCCCGGGCATCGAGCTGATCGTGGACGAGGGCGGTTCCCAGGACCTGGTCCGCACGCTCTCCGCGGGCGAGCTGGACCTCGCGCTGATCATCACCCCGGTGCTCGGCCAGGCCCCCGCCCTCGCCGCAACCGAGCTGCTGCGAGAGGAACTGGTGGTGGCCTCCTCGCCCGCGTCCCCGCCGCCCACCCGGCGCCGGCGGATCCAGGTCGAGGATCTGCGGGACCGTCCGATGGTGATGTTCCGGCGCGGCTACGACCTGCGGGAATTCACCACGGCGGCCTGCCGGGCGGCCGGTTTCGAGCCGTCCTTCACGGTCGAGGGCGGCGAGATGGACGCGGTGCTGGGCTTCGTACGGGCCGGGCTCGGCATCGCCGTACTGCCCGGGATGGTGGCGGCCCGGTCCGGGCTGCGGATCACGCCGTTCGCGGGCCACGACATGCAGCGCACCATCGCCGTCGCCCACCGTAAGGACGTCGCGCCGCCCCGGGCCGCGCGGGAGCTGCGCCGGGTGATGCTGGAACATCCGCGGACGGCGGCCGCGGGGGAGTTCGGCCTGCCGCCGACCACGACGCGACTGCTGCCGTAACGGGGTGGGGGCGGCGCGGACGGTAAGGGTGGCGCGGGCGGTAACGGCAGCACGTGGCGGTAAGGCCGCCGGGGGCGGTGATCAGCCCCAGATCGCGTGGGCCAGCCCCACACCCGCGAAGGCGGCGCCCGTCCCGACCACCAGACTCAAGCCCACATTCGCCACGGCGAAGAGCCGGGCGCCCTCCTCGGCCAGCCGCAGGGTCTCGTACGAGAACGTCGAATACGTCGTCAGCGCCCCGCACAG encodes the following:
- a CDS encoding LysR family transcriptional regulator yields the protein MQLHQLRYFATVAETRHFTRAAELLHVAQPSLSQQIRALERELGADLFHRARGNIALTDAGEALLPLARQILADTETAHREVQEVAQLRRGRVRLGATPSLCASFVPDVLRRFHDEFPGIELIVDEGGSQDLVRTLSAGELDLALIITPVLGQAPALAATELLREELVVASSPASPPPTRRRRIQVEDLRDRPMVMFRRGYDLREFTTAACRAAGFEPSFTVEGGEMDAVLGFVRAGLGIAVLPGMVAARSGLRITPFAGHDMQRTIAVAHRKDVAPPRAARELRRVMLEHPRTAAAGEFGLPPTTTRLLP